Part of the Oncorhynchus masou masou isolate Uvic2021 chromosome 24, UVic_Omas_1.1, whole genome shotgun sequence genome is shown below.
ACCGTTTCTCATTACCAACGGTTACATCTTCTCCAATATGTAATATCTGCATCAAGCCACATCTCCAGTCCTAGTCTCTTCATGTGGGCCCTGTGGACATAGTGGACTTGGGGAGAGTCACACACTGTTTAAGTCCGTTAAGATGAATTCATTCATGCCGTCATCCTCCCGGAGGCTCAGAGTACCTAGGGTCCATTAGGCATGATGCTTATCTCAGGGGgaagaagagggatggaggaagaggttAAGGAGGGGACCACGGGGTGGTAATGGAGCTTTTGGAGTTAGCTTAATGCCTAGGATCAGAGAAATCAATGGAGAAATATCATTTggaccccctccacccccccctcctcgGTCTAAGTGGGTAGAGGTCAACGACAGTGAGGCGTCTGTCTGGTGAGACATGCCTGAAGCCTCCGTTCCTCTACTGGTTGATCACACATGGGTCGGCAGTCCTGGATCTATGCATCTCTATCAGTCAGAGAGAATACCCCGGGGGCTGTTCCCGTGTGGTTTGCTAATGGTTGGCTGGTGACAGAGGGTGGATATAACCATCAATGCTAGATCTTTTGTACCTTTTTCCACTTGGTCTTGTATCCTTCCTCTATCATTAGGCTGTCTTTTGAGTAATTTTGCCATTCTCTTCCACAGTATCTTTAGCTGAAGACAATGTTAAAGCCAATGTGAAAAAATTCATAGGCAAGACATTTGGCAGGCACATGCACTGATACACTGACATAGttaatgtaataaaaaaaaaaaactagaaCAAAAATGTTGATTGAATAAACTTGGCGTTTGGGCAGGAACAGTCCTTCATAGATAACTGGGGTCCCGGTTGGCTCTCCTGGATCGGAACCGGATCTCAGACAGCTTGGAGTTGATGCCGGTGCCAATTTGCCCCTTCCTGGCCAATGGGAAGCGGGCCAGCGTGGCATCTgcggagggagagagtgacagcaCAACAACAATTGGAGGAGGGAGGACAATGCAGGAGTGAGGAACAGCCATGTTTTACTTTAACTGTACCAGTTATGTATCTTTCTAATGATCGAGAAAGTGAGTGTATTGTTTTCACTTATCAATGAATGATCAAGTGCACTTGGGAGAAAAATACAATGACAGGTTGTTGGTAAGGCTGTTGATCAGGGAATGTGTCAATAACACACATACTATAGATGGCGTTGAGCTTGTGTGGGTCCAGGGCGGTGCGGTGGTTGGGGAACGTTGGTCTGCGGCTCCTCCCCCCTCGCAGGTTGCTGTTAAGCAGGGTGTCCATGTCGAACACGCCCAGCAACAAGGTGCGCGCCATCGCCGTGGGAGACTGCGTCTGATTGGCTGCATGCCAGGACCGCATTTCACAGAAGACACCGGAACCCGGGTATACCTCCACCTGGTTAACCTGCACAACcaatagggagagagagcaaaTGTGGTCAGAATTAAAAACACATTTAGACCTTCATAACCTTTGGAGGAAGGTCTTTATCTGGAATGAACAGCATGTTTCCTTACATGGCCAGTCCCATTAACACAGTGTGTCTCTGAGCATGTCCTCATCACAGGTAGGTTGGATGCTGAGCCACACAGAGAGCTGTGGAGGTCGTCGTTCTCTGTGATGTCACTCAGCTCCAAGTCTCCGTCCACACTGTGCTCACTGATGGCCATCTCGGGTCCAAAGTTGGACATGCTTTCATTCATGTCCTGAGTCATAGCTGAGCGGTTGGACATGAGCTGATGATGGAGTGGAGAACTGAACCCTTGGCCAAAGTGTCCTGACACGGAGTggtggtgtgtgtaggtgtagctCTCGCCCCTCCCTGTTGCCGTAGAGACCGCCTGTGGGGACACTGCAGGGTGGGGGGGCTGGTTGGCTTGGCCCAAGGTCTGCCACATGGTGGACAGCAGGCCAGGGATCTCTGGGGGATGACACCACAAAGAAAGAAGAAACATGCATGAGGGAATGTGATCAGTCCAGAGCAGTTGAATTATACAATTgcagatgaagtcggaagtttacatacaccttagccaaatacatttcaactcagtttttcacaattcctaacaattaatcctaataaaaattcactgtcttaggtcagttaggatcaccactttattttaagaatgtgaaatgtcagaatattagtagagagaatgatttatttcagcttttatttctttcatcacattcccagtgggtcagaagtttacatatactcaattagtatttggtagcattgcctttcaattgtttaacttgagtcaaacgtttcaggtagccttccacaagcttcccacaataagttgggtgaattttggcccattcctcctgacagagcgggtgtaactgagtcaggtttgtaggcctccttgctcgcacacgctttttcagttctgcccacatattttctataggattgaggtcagggctttgtgatggccactccaatatcttgactttgttctccttaagccattttgccataactttggaagtatgcttggggtcattttccatttggaatacccatttgcgaccaagctttaactatctgaatgatgtcttgagatgttgcttcaatatatccacataattttccgacctcatgatgccatctattttgtgaagtgcaccagtccctcctgcagcaaagcacccccacaacataatgctgccacccccgtgcttcacggttgggatgttgttctttggcttgcaagcctcctctttcctccaaacataacgacggtcattatggccaaacagttctatttttgtttcatcagaccagaggacatttctccaaaaagtacgatctttgtctccatgtgcagttgcaaaccatagtctggctgtttttatggcggttttggagcagtggcttcttccttgctgagcggcctttcaggttatatcgatataggacacattttactgtggatatagatacttttgtacctgtttcctcaagcatcttcacaaggtcctttgctgttgttctgggactgatttgcacttttcgcaccaaagtacgttaatctctaggagtcagaacgcgtctccttcctgagcggtaaacTGGCTgattggtcccatggtgtttatacttgcgtttgtacagatgaatgtggtaccgtcaggcatttgaaaattgctcccaaggatgaaccagacttgtagaggtctacaatttttttctgaggtcttggctgatttcttttgattttcccatgatgtcaagcaaagaggcactgagactgaaggtaggccttgaaatacatccgcagatacaccgccaattgactcaaatgatgtcaattagcctatcagaagcttctaaagccatgacataattttcttgaattttccaagctgtttaaaggcacagtcaacttagtgtatgtaaactactgatccactggaattgtgatacagtgaattataagtgaaataatctgtctgtaaacaattgttggaaaaattacatgcaaaaagtagatgtcctaactgactggccaaaactatagtttgttaacaagaaatttgtggagtggttgaaaaacgagttttaatgacttcaacctaagtgtatgttaacttctgacttcaactgtatattgattTTACTCATCCTCACCCTTCACTAGCATGTTATGTAGCCGTTGGTTTTCAGCTGCCATTTCGACCTTCTCTTTCTCCAGTTCCCGAACACGCGACCTGAGGAACTGGAGCTCTGTAGTGTGGGAAGGGTTAAATACGTCCATCTCCATCTTCATTGTCTGTGAAGGAAAGAGAAACGCAGATGGCTGATGAGTGAATGGTTTTGAGAGACACTTTCCATCTACTCTATTGTGTTGCCAAGGTCACTTATTTTTAAGTGATCTAGGTTGTGGTGTCAAACAGTCTTTAAATGGCTACAACAGAACAAAGAGGTTTCTGTACTCAGTGCAACAAACACTTATAACACCTCCCATCTATGGCTCTGTCACCTTCTTTTGTGACCACACAAGTCTAGGGCTGTGAAGGTAATGGTAATTTGGATGACGGTTATTGGTCAGACAAATCACCACGGTTACCATTATAAGGGACTGTTAGGAAATGACAGGTAGtgtcataaccccccccccaccaccaacgTAACAAATATGATCACATCAccctccctgtagtgctgtaaaaTAAATTGCACACCTTCCGACCCTCATTGAATTAATTCATGATTATGACCACAAATAATAACTGTAGGgaccctgtgtttatatacgTGGATATCGACTTTGTCACTTCAGTATGCTTTTGTTGCACAGTGATGCCATGCAGGGTtacgggccagaaggttgaggATTCACCGACCACCACAGAGGAGctaactctccctgcctgtttcattacactacgatcagagccggctgcagacaatgatcagctaGGGGGAAATCAGGTGTTCAATATGTTGATGCTTTATTTATAAAATATATGTAACACATtttccaccaacaggtttctgtgccaatgcaccaATACAACCAATAAGCAAAGCATAACTGCATACCGACTACCAACTTTGGACTCTTCAACATCATGGTTTGCGTTTTCAACACCACAATCAACTAGACTAGGCCTATGTCAATCTGgacaaacagaaaatacatccCTCCCTACATGGTACCCAGTACCGTAGGCTTGGCTTGACAATCTTTAAATGTCATTCAACCTTTAGTGATTTGTAACAGATGTCTGTTTCCATTCATTGAATGGCCTGTGCACAgtttggatgctggaattataTTGGACTGGACGAATGTGCGCAGGTAGCCTACAGAAGACTTTTGAAGTACCAAAATCTGATTAAAACATTGTGAGTGATTGTGTTGATGCCACACATAAAAggataatacattttaaaagttcATTTACaaatatttaggctatattgAAGCGTTCGGTTCTATGTGCGTGAGGAATAGGCACTCGgattggagaggaggcagagcgtgCCTTAAACTTTCCTGAATGACTGGGCCTGAAGCATATGTGGCCACATTATTAAAGAAATACTTGAGAATGATAATCCGCAACAGTCAGCGCATTTTAGTATCAGAAGTATAAATACAGccagactggcctgctactgtgCCTTTCTAGACATTATAAACTGTCGAGAGTAGCCCCACAACCGATCCAAATGGAATGAAACATTCAAATCACAGCGCTTTTGCGCTGTTAATCAAATGACACGTTCACTGCAGTTTAAGGCCGGGAGTACAATTTTGTGCTCACTTGAAAACAATAATGCAATTTTTCATTGcattgtggtgttgtaggctagtctaggtaggataatTGTATTGTCCCTAAACAAGATCAATAGGGGAGCATTTTGAGCTGTGTGTCTCATGTCTTCACTGTCCTTTCATGCACAATGATGCACCTTCCTCTCCACAGCCCTGAGCTACTCCCCTTGTTCTTGTGGATTTATATAGAACATTGGTGAAGCTTCAATGATTTTATGTGTGCTAGTctgacatttaaaaaaagcaATAATTTCCTTAAAGGTTCTGTATATCATAAAGCTACCTCTACGTTCGACAGACAATGGTGATAGACATTCACAGAAAGCTATGACAAACACGTATGAGGCAAGGACTATAAATAACAGCATTTCAAAAACGCTGACATTAACAATGTACCAAAAAAGCTAGGCAAAACAAATCATTTTAAATAATTAATTATATAGAAAAACTTAGAATTCCCCTCACACATAAACTACAATGTCACTACAAAGGCTTTTATGAACATTTGATTAAAATTAAGTTTCATTGTTCTTAAAGTTATCTATTTGTTTTTTTCACTATTTCAGGAAAATAAAATGCTGTAGATTATAGACGTTCCACGAAGGGAAAGAAAATACCAAATATTATAATCTGTCATCGCACTCATTAATATGCAAATTGAATCGTGTTTAGTCAATCATTTTACCGTGCAACTTGGGTTGTTATATGCCACATCATATTTGAAGAGATGCAGAAAACATTACGTTGATGCATTTTCAATTTGAATATTAATGAAGTTTACATAATTTACCGGTTCCCGGGATTTAACAGGTCCTTGCATTTATTAGtgtacacaacaaacagttctacaATGCACTGCTTCAAAAAAGGCAATCCTTTTTTCCCCAATCTTACATTTTTGATACATTTTCTATAGGTGGAGAATACAGAATAAAGCTGTCATCTGGGGTGATTTTCATTGGATCAAAGCCCGTTTCAAGCACCTCCTACCTGGATGAACAAAAATAGGCATATGGTTTGCAGTTAGCCTACATGGACTAATATGGGAATGAGTGAGCAGCCTTCAACAAAAGGACATTTATTTCATTCATTATTATTCTATTCAATTATTTTCTAACATAACTTGATGTATACACATATGTAAATATATGAGTTGATATCACCAGTCTGATTATCAGCAGATATCTCTGAAAGAGTGTCAAACCTAGGCCGCGTTCAGCAGGACACAATGGTTGGGGTGAAACATTTGATTCAACAGAAGCCGTGCTGTTCTAAACAACCAACGGAACGCTGTGATTATGGCCACCCAAAGGTGATTGTGTTATGATTATGATTCATAGCTATTCAATACCTTGCCCAAACAGTTGTCCCTTATAGGGAGATGGCTTTGTGAATAAGAGGCTTCTTCACCTGAGATTGGACTCTAAAGATGTTTGTAGATGTTTTTAAATATGTTTGTAGTGTAACAGAGTTAAGAAAGTGCCATAAGCTCACTCCACTTGAAATATCTCCAATGTTGCTTTTGAATAGCTTAACTGGTTCGTATATTGTCAGATGGGCGGTCACGTGTGCTGGCTAGGCAGAGGACCCCAGGTCCAAGACGTGGTACGGACAGTTTATCCTGAGTTGTACTCAGAGAGGGAGGAAGCTAATACTGCTAAGTTAGATCATTGCTGCCGTGACACGGATCCGCAGTTGGGCACATCTCAACGGCTGGGGTTGCTATGGAGCGAGTTTCGagggggtgagtgtaaccgagGTACAGTAAGAATGTACGTGTAAGCTAACTCCACAGCTTCACTACATAGGCTAGTTTCACAACATTCACCCCCCTTTGACCTATTCCCCCACGAGAGACCACCCCATGTTGGGCGCCATTGTCACATGCAATGTAACATCCATGAAGTTTTTTTTTTCGAAAAAGGTTTTTGTAAAACATGCATCTTACATCAGATCATCTTGACACTTTCTCTGTCAAGTTAACTTTCATCACGGTCTATAAATCGTTGCTCTCTTTTCATTGTCAGTATCCTTTATCTTTATGATGGATAATCATTTATTATACGTTATATATATAACATTTTCACATTTCCCGAAAAATGTAACAATAAGACACAAATTACAAAAATGTTCACCAATGTGGGCAATAACGCAATCCCACAAAATACACAACATGCGCAGCAGCAGAATAGCATAAAACAAAATGGAGCATTATCCGAGCAGGTTGCAGGCCGCATGGAAGCCTTTAGCGTAGCGTATTTACTTCACACAAAATCGCCAAAAATTCAAAGCACGCGCATAATTGTCACTGCCGGATTGAACATGCTCCCTGAAcgcagattttattttattttttatttcacctttatttaaccaggtaggctagttgagaacaagttctcatttgcaactgcgacctggccaagataaagcatagcagtgtgaacagacaacacagagttacacatgaagtaaacaattaacaagtcaataacacagtagaaaaaaaggggagtctatatacaatgtgtgcaaaaggcatgaggaggcaggcgaataattacaatattgcagattaacactggagtgataaatgatcagatgatcatgtacaggtagagatattggtgtgcaaaagagaagaaaagtaaataaataaaaactgtggggatgaggtaggtgaaattggtgggctatttaccaatagattatgtacagctgcagcgatcggttagctgctcagatagctgatgtttgaagttggagagggagataaaagtctccagcttcagcgatttttgcaattcgttccagtcacaggcagcagagtactggaacgaaaggcggccgaatgaggtgttggctttagggatgatcagtgagatacacctgctggagcgcgtgctacggatgggtgttgccatcgtgaccagtgaactgagataaggctgagctttacctagcatggccttgtagatgacctggagccagtgggtctggcgacgaatatgtagcgagggccagccgactagaaaatcaaatcaaatcaaattttatttgtcacatacacatggttagcagatgttaatgcgagtgtagcgaaatgcttgtgcttctagttccgacaatgcagtaataaccaacaagtaatctacctaacaattcctaaactactgtcttatacacagtgtaaggggataaagaatatgtacataaggatatatgaatgagtgatggtacagagcagcataggcaagatacagtagatggtatcgagtacagtatatacatttgagatgagtatgtaaacaaagtggcatagttaaagtggctagtgatacatgtattacataaggatgcagtcgatgatatagagtacagtatatacgtatgcatatgagatgaataatgtagggtaagtaacattatataaggtagcattgtttaaagtggctagtgatatatttacatcatttcccatcaattcccattattaaagtggctggagttgagtcagtgtcagtgtgttggcagcagccactcaatgttagtggtggctgtttaacagtctgatggccttgagatagaagctgtttttcagtctctcggtcccagctttgatgcacctgtactgacctcgccttctggatgatagcggggtgaacaggcagtggctcgggtggttgatgtccttgatgatctttattttgtagatgacatcgccgaagtcgaggatcggtaggatagtcagttttactagggtaagcttggcagcgtgagtgaaggaggctttgttgcggaatagaaagccgactcttgatttgattttcgattggagatgtttgatatgggtctggaaggagagtttgcagtctagccagacacctaggtacttataggtgtccacatattcaaggtcggaaccatccagtgtggtgatgctagtcaggcatgtgggtgcaggcagcgatcggttgaaaagcatgcatttgtttttactagcgtttaagagcaattggaggccacggaaggagtgttgtatggcattgaagctcgtttggaggttagatagcacagtgtccaatgacgggccaaaagtatatagaatggtgtcatctgcgtagaggtggatcagggaatcgcccgcagcaagagcaacatcattgatatatacagagaaaagagtcggctcgagaattgaaccctgtggcacccccatagagactgccagaggaccggacagcatgccctccgatttgacacactgaactctgtctgcaaagtaattggtgaaccaggcaaggcagtcatccgaaaaaccgaggctactgagtctgccgataagaatatggtgattgacagagtcgaaagccttggcaaggtcgatgaagacggctgcacagtactgtcttttatcgatggcggttatgatgtcgtttagtacctt
Proteins encoded:
- the LOC135512414 gene encoding uncharacterized protein LOC135512414 isoform X1 encodes the protein MQEMPESQPSKCEVERNHECMILQQRIETASIGNNRTMKMEMDVFNPSHTTELQFLRSRVRELEKEKVEMAAENQRLHNMLVKEIPGLLSTMWQTLGQANQPPHPAVSPQAVSTATGRGESYTYTHHHSVSGHFGQGFSSPLHHQLMSNRSAMTQDMNESMSNFGPEMAISEHSVDGDLELSDITENDDLHSSLCGSASNLPVMRTCSETHCVNGTGHVNQVEVYPGSGVFCEMRSWHAANQTQSPTAMARTLLLGVFDMDTLLNSNLRGGRSRRPTFPNHRTALDPHKLNAIYNATLARFPLARKGQIGTGINSKLSEIRFRSRRANRDPSYL
- the LOC135512414 gene encoding uncharacterized protein LOC135512414 isoform X2 produces the protein MKMEMDVFNPSHTTELQFLRSRVRELEKEKVEMAAENQRLHNMLVKEIPGLLSTMWQTLGQANQPPHPAVSPQAVSTATGRGESYTYTHHHSVSGHFGQGFSSPLHHQLMSNRSAMTQDMNESMSNFGPEMAISEHSVDGDLELSDITENDDLHSSLCGSASNLPVMRTCSETHCVNGTGHVNQVEVYPGSGVFCEMRSWHAANQTQSPTAMARTLLLGVFDMDTLLNSNLRGGRSRRPTFPNHRTALDPHKLNAIYNATLARFPLARKGQIGTGINSKLSEIRFRSRRANRDPSYL